A genome region from Penaeus monodon isolate SGIC_2016 chromosome 14, NSTDA_Pmon_1, whole genome shotgun sequence includes the following:
- the LOC119580810 gene encoding venom dipeptidyl peptidase 4-like, translating into MDVRGAASQDLSFMYKPAWKLGEVEVHDHLAVTKSLVSELEFIDAARVVAFGWGHGGYNAARMLSEDVENLFTCATVVNPITDWSLYASYYSERYMGSAQVPGGNYRGYEDSSLLLHAGNFKNKSLFLVYGSGDTDVHSAHTLKFSRALTEKGIIFRQQTYTDEGHDLERVRFHLYRSVEQYMTDCFPPYNEEELSLLFGKDAIL; encoded by the exons ATGGACGTCCGAGGAGCTGCGAGTCAAGACCTGAGTTTCATGTACAAGCCGGCCTGGAAGCTCGGGGAGGTCGAAGTACACGATCATTTAGCAGTCACGAA GTCCCTGGTGTCAGAGCTGGAGTTCATAGACGCGGCGAGAGTGGTGGCCTTCGGCTGGGGTCACGGAGGGTACAACGCTGCCCGCATGTTATCTGAAGACGTCGAGAACCTCTTTACCTGCGCCACTGTCGTTAACCCAATCACGGACTGGTCACTCTATG CGTCGTACTACAGCGAGCGATACATGGGCTCGGCGCAGGTGCCCGGAGGGAACTACAGAGGATACGAAGATAGTTCCCTGTTGCTCCACGCCGGAAACTTCAAGAACAAGAGCCTGTTCCTCGTCTACGGCTCGGGGGACACCGACGTCCACAGTGCCCACACGCTCAAGTTCTCCAGGGCGCTCACGGAGAAGGGCATCATCTTCAG GCAACAGACCTACACGGACGAGGGCCACGACCTGGAGCGAGTGAGATTCCACCTGTACAGAAGCGTGGAGCAATACATGACCGACTGCTTCCCCCCGTACAACGAGGAGGAGCTGAGCTTACTCTTCGGGAAGGACGCCATCCTATAG